DNA from Microbacterium sp. SORGH_AS_0969:
TGACTCAGCGCGGGATGCGCGTTCTGCGCGCGGTGTCGCGGTGCGACGGCTTCAACCTCGGCATGAACCAGGGCGCGATCGCGGGGGCCGGTGTCGACGCGCACCTGCACCAGCACATCGTGCCCCGGTGGGCCTCGGACGCGAACTTCTTCCCGATCATCGCCAAGACGAAGGCCCTGCCGCAGCTCCTCGGCGACGTGCGCCGCACGGTCGCGGACGCCTGGGCCGACTGAGCGCACCCTGGCACTGCCGCACACGCCCGCGGGCACCTGCTGACGTCGTTTGCCGCTGATGCGCGCTTACCGGCGCTCACCTCGTCCATCTGCGTCAAACGAAACGACGCCCGCCCGCCTGTTTGCCTCGGATGGTCACGAGCGTCGCGCAGCACCGACGATCTTCGGCAAACGAATCCCGGCGGCCAACGCGGAACCTCAGCGCACCTGGCGGACCGAGAACTGCAGGCGCGGGTGGGCGTAGGCCTCCTGCGACTCGATGAGACGCAGTTCGCGCGAACCCGACTCGTACGTGTTCGTCAGCAGATCGAAGACGCTGGATGCCGTGCGGGCCAGCGCGTCGGCCGCGTCGCCGCCGCTGCGACGGTAGTGCGCCGTGAACAGCGCTGCGGTCACGTCGCCGGACCCGTTGGCCTTCATCGGGATGAGCGGCGTCTGCACGATCCAGGCGCCGTTGTCGTCGACGACCATCATCTCGATCGTGTCGGCCTCGCGGTCCGGACGCTCGACGCTCGTCACGAGGATCGTTCGCGGCCCGCGAGCGCGCAGCGCATCAGCCGAGGCGAGGGTCGAGTCGATGCTCCCCGGTTCGGTGCCGGTGAGGAAACCGAGCTCGAACTGGTTCGGGGTGAGGATGTCCGCGACGGG
Protein-coding regions in this window:
- the pdxY gene encoding pyridoxal kinase PdxY, producing the protein MKVLSIQSAVAYGHVGNSAAVFPLQRIGVEVLPVYTVNFSNHTGYGAWRGPLISPDDVAAVITGIEERGVFPEIDVVLSGYQGGEGIADVIIDTVARVKKANPDAVYACDPVMGNAKSGCFVAPAIPELLRERVVPVADILTPNQFELGFLTGTEPGSIDSTLASADALRARGPRTILVTSVERPDREADTIEMMVVDDNGAWIVQTPLIPMKANGSGDVTAALFTAHYRRSGGDAADALARTASSVFDLLTNTYESGSRELRLIESQEAYAHPRLQFSVRQVR